One window of the Bacteroidetes bacterium SB0662_bin_6 genome contains the following:
- the aspS gene encoding aspartate--tRNA ligase produces MTTQHSHTPVPGKDMHPMRTHTCGELRSEHVGEEVVLKGWVDTRRDLGGVIFLDLRDRYGLTQVVCSPQDEKEAYERADLVRNEYVISVRGTVGERTQETINPKLPTGEVEVRVRDLIVLNSSEPVPFAVSAHEEKRRAAGEDLRLRYRYLDLRRPELQDILVLRHKTCQAIRGYFDRNGFVEVETPVLMKSTPEGARDYLVPSRVHPGQFYALPQSPQTYKQILMISGLDRYFQIVKCFRDEDLRADRQPEFTQIDVEMSFPDEEQIYTTFEGLMQAIWKEVKGIDLSVPFPRLTWREAIERFGSDKPDLRFGMEIQDVSDAFKGSGFRVFDRILENDGRIVAIVARGEGDRARSQMDRLDKDIVRRQIGVGGLIYFKLPSDGSEMYSSVKEHVIAREYVDACTEAVGAKDGDLVLVLAGPDPDVFVHMGKLRLHMANETGLIPAHGERWDFVWVTEFPLLERDTDAKRFTAMHHPFTAPHPDDEAALDTTPDKVRARAYDMALNGVELGGGSIRIHSREMQHRMFRLLGMDEEETERRFGFLLDAFRYGAPPHGGIAFGLDRIIMALAGTHNIRDVIAFPKTQTAQELMVRSPDTVDTKQLAALHIGIVPEEDPE; encoded by the coding sequence ATGACCACACAACACTCCCACACGCCGGTCCCCGGCAAAGATATGCATCCGATGCGCACGCACACCTGCGGCGAACTCCGCTCCGAACACGTCGGCGAGGAAGTCGTGCTCAAGGGATGGGTGGATACCCGCCGCGATCTCGGCGGGGTCATCTTTCTGGACCTGCGGGATCGCTACGGATTGACACAGGTCGTGTGTTCTCCCCAGGACGAAAAGGAAGCCTACGAACGCGCCGATCTGGTACGCAACGAGTATGTGATTTCTGTCCGGGGTACGGTCGGCGAACGAACGCAGGAAACCATTAACCCGAAACTTCCGACCGGCGAGGTCGAGGTGCGGGTCCGGGACCTGATCGTGCTGAACAGCTCCGAACCGGTCCCTTTTGCCGTGTCGGCCCATGAGGAAAAACGGCGTGCGGCAGGCGAGGACCTGCGTCTGCGCTACCGGTACCTGGACTTGCGGCGGCCGGAACTCCAGGACATCCTGGTGCTGCGCCACAAGACCTGTCAGGCCATACGCGGATACTTTGACCGGAACGGCTTCGTGGAAGTCGAAACCCCGGTGCTCATGAAATCGACGCCGGAAGGCGCCCGGGACTACCTGGTGCCGAGCCGCGTGCATCCGGGCCAGTTCTACGCGCTTCCGCAATCGCCCCAGACCTACAAGCAGATCCTGATGATCTCCGGCCTGGACCGGTACTTCCAGATCGTCAAATGCTTCCGGGATGAAGACCTGCGGGCGGACCGCCAGCCCGAGTTCACGCAGATCGACGTAGAGATGAGCTTTCCCGACGAGGAGCAGATCTATACGACCTTCGAGGGGCTCATGCAGGCGATCTGGAAAGAGGTGAAGGGCATCGATCTGTCCGTACCGTTCCCCCGATTGACCTGGCGCGAGGCCATCGAACGGTTCGGTTCGGACAAGCCCGACCTCCGCTTCGGCATGGAAATCCAGGATGTGAGCGATGCATTCAAAGGCTCCGGCTTCCGGGTTTTCGATCGCATCCTGGAAAACGACGGACGCATTGTGGCGATCGTCGCCAGGGGGGAGGGGGACCGGGCGCGCAGCCAGATGGATCGCCTCGACAAGGACATTGTCCGGCGGCAGATCGGCGTCGGGGGGCTTATTTATTTCAAACTGCCGTCGGACGGCTCGGAAATGTATTCCTCGGTCAAGGAACATGTGATTGCCCGGGAATACGTGGATGCCTGCACCGAGGCCGTCGGCGCCAAAGACGGCGATCTGGTGCTGGTCCTGGCCGGTCCCGACCCGGATGTTTTTGTACACATGGGCAAATTGCGCCTGCACATGGCGAACGAAACCGGCCTGATCCCGGCGCACGGCGAACGGTGGGATTTTGTATGGGTCACCGAATTTCCGCTGCTGGAACGGGATACGGACGCCAAACGATTTACCGCCATGCACCATCCGTTCACCGCGCCTCATCCGGACGATGAAGCAGCGCTTGACACAACGCCGGACAAGGTGCGGGCACGCGCCTACGATATGGCGCTCAACGGGGTGGAACTGGGCGGCGGCTCGATCCGGATTCACTCGAGAGAAATGCAGCACCGCATGTTCCGTCTGCTCGGAATGGACGAGGAAGAAACCGAGCGGCGGTTCGGTTTCCTGCTGGACGCGTTCCGCTACGGCGCCCCGCCCCATGGCGGCATCGCCTTCGGTCTCGACCGTATCATCATGGCGCTGGCGGGCACGCACAACATCCGCGACGTAATTGCCTTCCCGAAAACGCAGACTGCGCAGGAACTGATGGTCCGGTCGCCGGATACGGTCGATACGAAGCAACTTGCAGCATTACATATCGGGATCGTACCGGAAGAAGACCCTGAGTAG
- a CDS encoding M67 family metallopeptidase, with amino-acid sequence MQTQADVLDYIRRHGEETYPEECCGFLIGRLHADGNEAVYARRAVNRNENRREDRYVIAPGEYLEADLAARRENLDIVGIYHSHPDHPAVPSRTDLELATFPGYSYVIVSVENGKAANLSAWALAEDRSRFLPEEIYAQTASKKS; translated from the coding sequence ATGCAAACGCAAGCGGACGTACTCGACTATATTCGCCGGCACGGCGAGGAAACGTACCCGGAGGAATGCTGCGGCTTTCTCATCGGACGCCTGCATGCGGACGGGAACGAAGCAGTCTATGCGCGGCGCGCCGTAAACCGCAACGAGAACCGGCGGGAAGACCGGTATGTCATCGCGCCCGGGGAATATCTCGAAGCCGATCTTGCCGCCCGCAGAGAAAATCTGGATATTGTGGGCATCTATCACTCACACCCGGATCACCCGGCCGTTCCTTCCCGAACCGATCTCGAACTGGCGACTTTTCCCGGATACTCCTACGTGATCGTGTCGGTCGAAAACGGGAAAGCCGCGAACCTTTCGGCATGGGCGCTGGCCGAAGATCGCTCACGGTTTCTTCCGGAGGAGATATACGCTCAAACTGCCTCAAAAAAATCATAA